The genome window cagctggttgcaatctgcaacctcatgGCTAGATGCCACTAAGTCCTCCACTCTGGTCCTTTAATAGATGAAGGAAGTTCATGCTCGTTGACTGAGGTGAGCCAGCCTGCCTGCTGTTACTGTAACATTCCTCAGAGTGGTAGCAGAGAACTATTTATACATTAATTACTCCCTTGTAAACAAAACAATGGTATTTTACAGCATGGGATTAAATGATGCATCTTTTCCATTGCACTAAATCCACTCTAGTTTTGGTATAGCTGTGTAGATATTGATGTTATACAGTGCTGTTGATATTATAAATGATACACagtcattttgatttatttgatttcattgatAAGTTTGTGTTATGTATCAAGAATTAAATTAATCACTATACAATCACAATGCAAAGTTACGACTACAGTATtaacaggacattttttttggaaaattaaaGGGACAGTTAGCTCAGATGGCATCTATACAATCTATAATCATAATTTCCTcgttttttaattttcagaagAATCCTGTTCAGGATGGCCCTGACTATAACCATGTGGAATTCTGAGTTATTTTACTTAACAGTTTTtgagaaaaattcaaaattaGTTGAAATTAAATTATAAGAATCATAATTTCCTAACATTTAGAAATTGCCTGTCTAAAGTGAGCACTGAACAGTATGAATATAAAATAACTACATCTATGTTCAAATGTATGTAGATGCTTAGTGTACTTCAACTACAATTTTTTCAGCTTACATATTTTCCACAAACGTTAAAAATTTGCCAGGTGGCAAAGAAGCAAGTAGCTGATCCTTCAATGAAACAGCAGATCTTAGTACATAAGTAACGTCTTTAATCCAGTGTTCACATGTTTATGTGATTGTCTTAGCACTGGGATGTGAGTAATGAAAACTATGACTGTGCACACATTGTAAATCAGTGGTTGAAGAAGtgctcagatcttttacttgaGTGAAAGTAACAAtactacagtgtaaaaatactctgtaaCAAGTCAAAGGCCTGTACTCAAAtttgacttaagtaaaagtacaaaaatattaGTATCAACATTTCAGAATGGCCCATTTTAAGAATAACGTCATCATATTATTGAATTGTAATTATCGATGGATTACTACATACATTAATGTTacagctggtgaaggtggagctaCTTTTTTCCAACAGGCTGTCAGTAAGGATTTATTTTTGGGCCAACCAGAGCTTCGTGAACCGCGTGACCGCGTGGCGGCGAGATCAGAGGCTCTTCTACGGCGCTGCGCGGTGATGTCACTGCCCGGAGGCCACGAGACAATTGAGACAATTACTGCATAGATCATTTGAAATGTTAGTGAAGTGGCAGCTACAGTGAGGTACGCAGTGCTTTTTTTGTACTGAAAGTAAGCGTCAACCCTGATTAATGATGTTCAGCAGGCCGTGAGAAACCTCtcagcattttaaaattttttttaaaatgtgttcgTTGCCTGTAACACAAATATTCTCTTGAAGTAAGTAATAATCTAAATAAGCAACGTCAAATGATGGGCAACAAACCACCTGTCGATGCTTGAGCcaagtttgcaaaaaaaaaaaagtgtatatcccttcaaaataaatttaTCTAAGAactaaaaaacaggaaaaagataagcaacataaaaaatactaataaaaataacattagtATATTTCTtcatccttcttcttttttttgccttggTTGTATTGAACTTTTTGTCTCATATCTTGAAATATAAAGTTGCCAAATAAAAGCCTAAATTTGAAATGTGTGGCCAACACTTAAGTTAAGAAAACTGACTTAAAAGTAATATTTGAGGGTAAGATTAGACATATTTATGACCAAATTTTTTAAAATCCGCATTAATTTTTATCTTACTTTGAAAATCTTGACCGGATGCCCTAATGTTACAACGACTACCTTGACGCACTGACCCTGGGCCAGTCTTCACCGACACTGTGCATGTCGGTCCGTTTTGCGGTTGTCTCACAGCGATGGAGCGAAAAGTTGCTCGAGAATTTAGGCACAAGGTAAGATACAAACATTATCCTCCTCACACATGGATCAAACAGCTGTTAGATATCTAATTAAAAGCCCCGGTCCCTACCTGCTGGTCGCTTCATGGCTCAGGTGTATCCCTTCAGTGGGATGTTACGCAGACGTAGGCCTGACCGAATGCCTCACGAGGAAAACAGTTAAACTCACTcagtaattattttaaaaaggatACTTTTCTAAGAGCAAGTTTGGAAACTGTTTGTTAGGAGCTGAAATGTAATTTATCACCAGTGTATCACTAACTTACATGAGGTTATTACTTTCTTTGACAGGGGCAGTCCATTTATAACATGAAAATATACCAGAGTTAGCTAGAAAGGCTAATTTTCATCAGCAGGCGATAGCTGACAGCACAATCTTtaagaataaaagcattttaGTGAGCAGTATACCCAGACTGGGAGAAATAATAGACAAAAATGGTAGAGTTGAGTTGCTAATAGATTAATTGGttttcagtcacctgaaataGCTGCTTTTCTTGGATTGTTTTGGTTGAAGTCTGGCCTACAGCTGATCTTCCTGTTTTACTTAAATATAAGTATCCAGTGTATATTCTAAGCAGCTACATTGGAGGACATCCTTTCCCTATTTGTCCCAGGCTGGTACCTGTTCTGGCTCAGGTAAACATCATGCAGCTGAGCtccaagacaaaacaaatgttacTTGAATCCATGGGATGTGGCTCCATGAATGAAGCACAAATTATACCATGTTTTGTTGGTGGTGCTGGCACGTAACAGCCTGAAAAGGTAACTACGAGTAAAAGATAACAAAGGAAGGGAACGTGATATGTTCAGGGTGTTTTCCGCCCGAGAGCATGCAGGGATCATGGAGCGCTGGGGAAGCTGCTTTGAAAGCAAGCTGCCAGTGACATCACACAACACCTCAGCTACACCTGGAAGAAATGTGTGTTCACTAACTAAAGCTACTTTGAAAAAATAGCTCAAACTACTTTGTgcaaaaaatgatcaaattgtGCATGTGATATGAAGTTATAACAAAAagataatatataaaaaagatcACATGCCATCAAAATATTCAATTGAGTTTAGTTCAAAAGTGCCCAAAGGTCATATATAaaccaaaaaagcaaaaacagcataCCCCGAACTATTCATGGGAATGTGCAAAGGATGTCAGCTTTGAATTACAATAGAGAAgcaatgataaaataaaacatcagtcCTTTCCTTTCATGGCCCCAAATTGTTTGTAGCTTCAGTCGTTAACTACACAAAATGTAGCTAAACTAGTAGTTGAATTACATGCAGTTCTCTACTACACAGCTCCAGGACCATCACACAGCCGCCTGTGCTGAATGCCGGCGGGCAGGTTCCATACTGCAGGCTCCTCACAAAGGGCACCTTAGCATTAGATAACGCAGACTGTGtcagagctgagcagctgagcagaaaCGATGAGACAATTTATGGGTTTAATTAGAGGCCGAGGGGCCAACGCAGCACAATCaggctttgtttctgtctttctgcttgtcactgtctctctgtttggctgtttgtaGTTTAACTGTACATTCCCAGAAGAACTGCGTTAGTATTTGTTTTGTCAATTTAAAAGCggtttgtaaaatgtgtttattgtccTCTGGGGCTTTGTTTGTATGTACTGCAATCTATATACACTGTAACAGGACAGAGTTATGTTTGGTCTTATTCTGTCAAAGCAATCTTGTTAATTAGATTGTGCTCTTTTTAAAATGAGTATCTGACTGACCAGTGATCCCATGTCTTGTTGGTTTATGGTGCCAAAGTCTGCAGTTAGTTCAGGCTGCAGGAGTGGCTGACTGCGTCTCGCTGGCCTGAGCAAGAGAAATTTACGAGAGTCATAAAAAAcgtgtctcacacacacaccctcacagcGACCTCACTGCAGAGTTgaggtttagtttagtttagtttattacCATTTCAGTCTTAGGTGATCTACCTGTGCTTTAATCCTCACATAAATAGATACAGAAGTGTCTGGATGTGTTCTTGCTGTTCATTAGACTTGGAGTGCACGCTGCTTAAGataaagcttgtgtgtgtgtgcgtgtgtgaatgtgtgtgaatgttgggTGTGAATGTTCACCCCATTTGTGTCGTGAGATGTAAGGTGACACTGCTGACCTTCccactgcagcctctcctcAGCTGTACTGCCATTATTCCCTCCCAGTGGTTTGATGAAGAGAGAAGGGCAGTGCGTTACACCTGCTTTAGTCCGAGGACTCTCATCACCCCCAAAGCCTCGTTTTATCTGTCAGTctgataaacaaaaaaaacaaacaacccaaCGCGACTCAGGTTTGGGTTTGGAGCTTAGCAGTGGAGTTTgggacagattaaaaaaaaacaaaacaaaacgggTGAAATGTGTTACATCAGTGATTGGCCGAAGCGTTTCCTCAAAAccattctgctgcagctgagccgCCATCAGGTTTGTATGACTccgacacacactcacactgacacacacagatggctCACCCCGCTGTGGTGCTGACAGGACTGCAGGAGAgaggtacagtgtgtgtgtttgtgtgtgtgtgtgtgtgtgtgtgtgtgtgtgtgtgtgtgtgtgtgtcagtgggctGACGTTTCCTCGGTTCAGCAGTGAGAAGGACGATGACACCAGATGTTTGTCCTTTCTTGCAGGTGGAGTTGCTGattgaaaatgaagcagagaaGGATTACCTGTATGATGTCCTCCGCATGTATCACCAGTGAGTACCACCTGCCACTGCTGAGtgtgcatacagtgtgtgtgtgtgtgtgtgtgtgtgtgtgagagatagagagagagagcaagttcctttttctgttatgttttatcttcatcacacacacatccgtaTATTGACACCACTGTATTCCTATAGGAATAAAATGTTATTGACTGTCaatagagctgcaactaatgattagtTTCATTGGCAATTAATCTGAAAATTATTTTGATGATTAATctattaattgtttggtctttaagatgataaaaaattctgaaaaatgttcatcataTTTTCCCAGAGCCCGAAGTGATGCCTtgaaattgcttcttttgtccaaccaacagttgaaaacccaaagactcttcaGGCTAGAACCAGCAAAGACTTTTCATTAATCGATAGTTAAAAATAGTTAACGATCAGTTTTCTTTCAATCGATTGCGTCCTGAAATAACTAACACTTTGAACCAGAATTGATAACGTGTTATTTGTGAAACCCATGTGACAACACATGACATTTGTTAATGTTTCTGCATGAAAGATAAGACAGTATAATCTAAGAGaaaagtttgtgtgtgctctcattCGCCTCCAGTGTTGCTGTAACTCCGTcttgttctgtgtttgctgtgggGGAAATTATGCCCAAATGCCTTTTTAACTCCTGCTGAATCCTCGCTAACTTTGAACGTTTTCATGTTCAGTTCTCAAAAGCTGTTGCACACAGATGTTCATCAGAACTTCAGTGTCCAGTTTAAACTGTGTGCTCCATCAGGGTTTCTGATAACAGCCTGGTCTCAGAGGgctgggggtgggtgggggaggaCTGGGGGGCTACAGGTCTAGGTTTCAATTAATCTTTGTACAGAGGCAGAGCTGTGTGACCCCACCGGTTAAGCCTCTGATCAGTTTCCACTGTGCTCCGACAAGCCTGGCCAGTTATCCACAAAAGCTCTTTTTATGTTCATCCTCCAAATAGGGCTGAAATGGCAGCTATGAATAATTCAAGGTGGAGGCCGGGTGGACAGATTTTATACTGTAGCTCTTACTATGCTGCTTTAATTGCTGTTCTGGTTGccttttgtcttccttttgAACTGTGAAAGAAAGATGGCTGTGTTAATTTTTCCATCAGCATTCATAGATACGTAGTtgtatatttttactgttgttgaAATTAGAGATGGAAGTTTACATCAGATCTAAAcatctgtttacaggtcttaGGGAGGACCGCATCACTTCATATATGAAAAAAGATGCATAGTTTTTGCGGCTGcgtgaagtctgataaattgcctcaagtgatgtcacttgagtcattGTCAGTTGGGTCTGGGGgtgagcttaccagacctctgtggCTGTTCCTCATCAGGCTAGTGGGCTGCATTAGCTGCTGTTAATATAACACCTGAATCTCTGACTGAAATGTTGTCAGTCAAGTTGGTATAAATAAGGCAATATCTCAGTCGATGTTGTTCCTTTTTTGAATAACTTTCTGTCATGAGTTGTGTTGTAAGAGTACAATGGTGAGTCTGTATAGTGCTAAGCCAGTGCACCACTCTTTTGAGAGAGGTCTTTAATTGTACTTTAGACTAAAGTCAATACGCTATCTCTTAATCTGACTAAGCCTACGTAGCCTGACTATGTTCAAATATCGAATGCTTCCTCCAGAATTATATTCTCATCGGGGTAGAAAAGCCTCTAAAACAGCACCTTCAGGACTCTTAAACTCTCCCTTGCAGTGCCCCAGGGTGGAGGAATCCATTGGGCCATATTAATCCCTTTTAGATGTAGAATTCATTTACAGAACAAGGTTATtagataataataaaataattaggAATTCTCACATGTGTTGTTTGTACAGTATGCTGTCAGGTGTTCCAGGGGCCTGTTCAATACTGAAGTCATTTAGAAATGTACATCATATTTAGCCATAacataaacataacataaactCAGTTTCTCAAACGTCACCTGGTCTCTTGACCAGGGGACCTTATATTATACTGAATCTGCTCAGAAGGTAGTACTAAACTTGTACTAGCAACACAGTtactctgctctcctctctcaggTCGATGGATTTGCCAGTGCTGGTTGGGGACCTGAAGCTGGTCATCAACGAGCCAAAGCGCTTACCCCTGTTTGACGCCATCCGCCCTCTCATCCCACTCAAACACCAGGTGGAGTACGACCTGCTCACCCCCAAGAGGTCACGGTGAGTACAGCATAGAGTCATGCCCATATGTGCCTGTGtaatgaaaacaagaagaagattTGATTATACTGTGATATCCTTAAACACCCTCATGCTTGTctgcatttttcttattttttttattgaaaccatccctcattttctttttcttcctctctctcctgatcGCGCAGGAAGCTGAAAGAGGTGCGTTTGGATCGGACACATCATGATGGCCTGGGTCTGAGTGTGCGAGGTGGCCTGGAGTTTGGCTGTGGTCTCTACATATCACAGATTGTCAAAGACGGTCAGGCACAGAATGTTGGCCTTCAGGTATGTACGTATGATTTAACCATGACGTTCTCCACcttgtttgtcagcaggattacagaaaacCTCCTTACCagatttttatgaaacagaTCTGAATCAAGGGGCAGATACAGAAATTATGTTTCACATTTGCTAACATTGAAAGATTGGGCATTTGGCCTTGGCAGCATAAATGCcgtacatcttaaaatccagtagatggtagtGAAGTTAAGTAGTGACAAAACATGAGCTAAATGATGCACAACATTCATTGTTGTTGCATTAATTTGAATGACCGGGATAATTCATATTTAGTTATTAACAGCATTTTGTACTAATTATAGAACATTTTACACTACAGCTGACAGCAAACTTGAACACCAACATACCGTgtgtcaaagcagccacagtaACTGTCAACAACACAGAACTAATGCGTGAGAACagcaaggagaggaagagggagtgaGGCGGTGCAGGGATGCAGGCGAGAGATGTTACCCAGAACCGGGTTATCGTAGTTTATAATAATGCAGGACAGCTGGAATACAGATGTTTCATACAGGAGCCAAGCGTATATGTGGATATACTGATACACGTTTTCTCACAGGACTCATTCCTATGAGACGTGGCACTCTCTAAAACACCTCACTGTGTTTGCGCATCCTGCCATGAGACCTatcatttattactttttatGAACTGAGGATTTGCCAGATTTCAAGGGGGGCTGCAGCACAGTTCATGGTTTTGGAGCTATATCCAGACATAAATAGTGTTTgtgcttgcagatttgcatatcatagaGGAGCGGACGACTTTCTTTCTCCGCCTATCTGTAAATGTGGCTTTTAGCTAAAATACCAAAGAGCTTTCTGTAAAATACTTGTTTGTAGCCATTATAGCACTATTATAGTACTAGTTTAAATAAAAGGACACCAATACTTTTTGCAATAAGTTACAACGTATAGGTGTATACCTGCtgtaaatatattgtgtttcaTTAGTGTATCTTGTATATAATATTTGACTTAAACAATATATTCATTAGTATGAGAGATTAGGCCCGGGACCAATATGTGTCTGTTGAGTCattttctgtgtctcagtgtcagCGTCATAGATGTCTGTCATAATACTAGAGAGTCCACTAGGTGGAGTAAAGCACCAGGTTTTTTTAGCAGGAGTTTACATGTCTGTCACTGATGGCCCAGTTTCAcccagaaagacagaaaaaaaagatgattccAGTCACGAAAGAGGAAGTTAATGTTTAGATTGATGCTTTAATACAGATGAGACAGAATGGCTGCTGTGCCTCTGTGCCGTTGTGTATTATCACGGACTTTCAGTATGCTTTGTAAGTACAGCCAAGGAGAGAGCATTTTGGATAAAACCCAGAGGAACACATTCAGTGTAAAACATAGCTGATATAGGTTTGGTACTTATGGAAATGttatggaaaaaataaaggctTGTATTAAATTCTTCTACTTTCAATTGAACATTATAGTATGTAGTACTATGCATTATTACAGATCAAGTGGGTCAACTTAAAAGATATTTCCTCAGGTATTAGTTATATTGTGACAATGTTTTGCCGTCACagaaaatctatttaaaaaGAAAGGGTGAGAAACAGTATGTGCAAATAGCATAGTTAGTGTTCACAGAAAAGTAAACACTAATTCAGGTTACTTAGGATACATACATAATATAGGTCAAGTATTTTAgcaattttaaatatttactgCTTTATATGTTGTATAATCAAGCCAAGATCAAGGAGATCGAGGTATTTATTTATGTGGTTGTTTAACAGAAGCCACACAGACGAACAGTTTAATGTATATAGGATGTGCTGCACCCGTCTCTGGTTTTAAATTTGGGttaaaacagccaaacaaatgaGTCGATACAACAGGATAGATCAAGCAGGCCTGTTTGCATGTGCAAATGCATGTAtccatgtgtgtatgtatcatATATGACTGTTAACCACTGACATATAGGTGTCATAGTGTGTCTGTATATGATTTAAAGTATGAGTCTGGTATCTAATCACTGACTTGGCAAATGAACCCAACAATTCCGTAAGAagtcattcagtgtttttgtcgTTGAGCTTCCTCGGCTGTTTGACTATTTGATAGTGAGAGTATCAGCTATGGAAATGCCTGAAACATTAAGGTGTACATCACACATGCCTAGATCATATTGTGGCTGGCATATTCCACAGACAGGGACGTTAATTATTGGAGTAGCAATAATTTCATCTGTGGTCTGGCTTGACACGTTGAAAGTGAAGCTGTCATCCACAATATCCCATCCCGTGTTGACTTATAGGTTGGTGATGAGATTGTGCGCATCAATGGATACTCCATCTCCTCCTGTATCCACGAGGAGGTCATCAGTCTCATCAAGACCAAGAAGATTGTCTCACTCAAAGTCAGGCGTACGTCAAGCACAAACTCAttttccagcaacagcagcatgatTAATGTGCATAAAACTGAATATTGTTGATCATtactttaatttgtttttttgccctTCTGTGCAGATGTGGGGATGATCCCGGTGAAAAGGTAAGGTaatatgctgctgtttgtatgGTGAAATGGGAGTGATGTGCAGATATCACTGagtcttttattcatttctccAGTTCATCAGATGAATCTCTCAAGTGGCAGTTTGTGGACCAGTTTGTCTCTGAGTCAGGGGTAAGAGACAGATTTACCCCAGATTTGGCATTTTCCAATTAACAAAAGTTGTAGCACatcagcagtcagtgtgtggactttattctttctttctgtcatgctgcaggagaaaaaaagcagcattgcAGGCTTGGCATCGATCGGTGGCAAAGAAATCAAGGAGAAGAAGGTTTTCCTCAGCCTCGTGGGTACCAAGGGTATGGGCATCAGCATCTCCAGTGGTCCAACCCAGAAACCCGGCATCTACATCAGCAATGTCAAGCCAGGCTCCATCTCTGCAGAAGTTGGACTTGAGGTTACTCAAAATGACCAGAACACCTTTTTGATATCCTGAGGCTAACATACCTGCCTGCTGTGTGAACTGCATCCACATCTTATCCCAAAACACAGGTTGGAGACCAGATTGTGGAGGTGAACGGGGTGGATTTCACCAACGTGGACCACAAAGAGGTTCGTTTTGCTGAATTAAATTATCTGTCCGCTTGAATTAATGACAGCTAGAGTCCAAATCTCATCAGCCGTTTTATGATTACATAGATCTAcaattttgtacattttgtccTTCTATCCAAAGCACCTGCAGCACCACGAGGGCATCTGCCttgactgtgtttgtgatgcCAGTAGATGTTGAAACCCATCATAATTGGCAGTGTTTGTTCTCTGCTTcactcactgagctgcagaaccACTGCCAAATTAGCCTTTAACCAGCCAAAATggttttacaataaaaaaaaatcccacatgGACTGTTGGCTATTTTCCAAAGCGGCTGATGTAGAAACCAAAGCCTGCAGTGTTTACGAGGAGCTGCTGATGATCCCACACACTGATAAATACACAGTACACAGGCCATGGAGCACTGTTCATGTATTACCcttaattttattcattaaatatattattattattattgaatatAACAACGTTAtattgtattgttgtattgttcttttattttctatttattgtaCAGGCTGTGAGAGTcctgaagagcagcaggagtCTGACTATTACTGTTCTGACAGGAGCTGTAAGTACATTCTAACTGTATTGTGTTTAATAGAAACTAACCATAATTTATACAGCATCCAATACTCAAATATGTTAAGTCACAAAGAAATACATAGTAAAGTTGTAATCATGACATAGTGGTGATGAACAAACTTCTGAGTTCTCTCATTTGCATTCCTGCACCTCACAGATTCACGCgtcatgctgttttgttttgtttcacattaCCTCTCCTGTGCCGCAGTCCGGCTGCCGGCAGGAGCCGCATTAATCACCAGTCAGGTCACTTGGCAGGTTGTTTGCTTCAGGACTCAGTGACGACTCTGGAACTGAGACAAGCAGTCCCCTCTTATTTACTGTTTTCCCTGGTGCCTGT of Chelmon rostratus isolate fCheRos1 chromosome 6, fCheRos1.pri, whole genome shotgun sequence contains these proteins:
- the ush1c gene encoding harmonin isoform X2, which gives rise to MERKVAREFRHKVELLIENEAEKDYLYDVLRMYHQSMDLPVLVGDLKLVINEPKRLPLFDAIRPLIPLKHQVEYDLLTPKRSRKLKEVRLDRTHHDGLGLSVRGGLEFGCGLYISQIVKDGQAQNVGLQVGDEIVRINGYSISSCIHEEVISLIKTKKIVSLKVRHVGMIPVKSSSDESLKWQFVDQFVSESGEKKSSIAGLASIGGKEIKEKKVFLSLVGTKGMGISISSGPTQKPGIYISNVKPGSISAEVGLEVGDQIVEVNGVDFTNVDHKEAVRVLKSSRSLTITVLTGAGSELFMTDEERLALEARRELDRQELMHQKRVALETNKILKEQQEKERQRQMEISQKTAEEEERYKKEMEKIEAVERKHNREWEEDWGAKDRPKSPKSPRTPKSLSPAPPEKKTTPTPKAKSSPDEASSSAEEDKEEKLDRQGFQKYEEDFDPYSMFSSDQIDGRDVRLLRIKKIGQLDIALEGGADSPLGKLVVSSVYEGGAADKHGGVVPGDELMAVNGKILIDATLTEGQNSLARAWNSGGDWIDVVITVSPPKAYEDEITFF